In Mycolicibacterium mucogenicum DSM 44124, the following are encoded in one genomic region:
- a CDS encoding HAD-IB family hydrolase yields the protein MTASEPAAQAAAAPRQEAESSAPVRTAAFFDLDKTVIAKSSTLAFSKPFFNQGLLNRQAVLKSTYAQFLFLMSGADHDQMDRMRSYLTNMCTGWDVEQVKSIVAETLHDIVDPLVFAEAANLIADHKLCGRDVVVVSASGEEIVAPIARELGADHSMATRMVVEDGKYTGDVDFYCFAEGKVEAIEELAAREGYALEHCYAYSDSITDLPMLEAVGHPAVVNPDRALRKEAAARGWPVLTFTRPVSLRDRLPAPSGAAVATTLAVGASALAAGAVTYSLLRRLNF from the coding sequence GTGACCGCATCCGAACCGGCCGCCCAGGCCGCGGCCGCGCCGCGTCAGGAGGCCGAGTCGAGCGCTCCGGTGCGCACCGCAGCCTTCTTCGATCTCGACAAAACGGTGATCGCCAAGTCCAGCACCCTCGCTTTTAGCAAACCTTTTTTCAACCAGGGACTCCTGAACCGGCAAGCCGTCCTCAAGTCCACCTACGCACAGTTTCTGTTCCTGATGTCCGGCGCCGACCACGATCAGATGGACCGCATGCGGTCCTACCTGACCAACATGTGCACCGGCTGGGACGTCGAACAGGTCAAGTCGATCGTCGCCGAGACGCTGCACGACATCGTCGACCCGCTGGTCTTCGCCGAGGCCGCCAACCTGATCGCCGACCACAAGCTGTGCGGCCGCGACGTCGTGGTGGTCTCGGCATCCGGCGAGGAGATCGTGGCGCCCATCGCCCGCGAACTCGGCGCCGATCATTCGATGGCCACGCGCATGGTGGTCGAGGACGGCAAGTACACCGGCGACGTCGACTTCTACTGCTTCGCCGAGGGCAAGGTCGAGGCGATCGAGGAACTCGCGGCCCGCGAGGGCTACGCGCTCGAGCACTGCTACGCCTACTCGGACTCCATCACCGATCTGCCGATGCTCGAGGCCGTCGGCCACCCGGCGGTGGTGAACCCGGATCGCGCCCTGCGCAAGGAGGCCGCCGCCCGCGGCTGGCCGGTACTGACCTTCACCCGCCCGGTCTCGCTGCGGGACCGGCTGCCGGCGCCGTCGGGCGCCGCGGTGGCCACCACCCTGGCCGTCGGCGCCAGCGCTCTCGCGGCCGGCGCCGTGACGTACTCGCTGCTCCGTCGACTGAACTTCTGA